ATGCCTCCTTTAAAACCACCTTTCAAACTCTActaaattttaaaacaaatttgtcCTCAGCACACCAGGGATTGTATTCAAAGAAAAAGTTCTCTTTTCTCATATCAAAAGAGAGAGTTCTTAGGTCTGTGATGAATGTGTACTAGTtatgagtctccttatggagagaaaaagcagagtatatataaacataaacataataataataataataataatcagaaatggACTGACAACACACAACCTCTGTGCTTGTCACCAATTGTTTATTGGAACTGGCAACTTCCACACTTCGTAGTAACAGAACGACATAAAAATAATGTTCACTATATACAGCCTTTGCACAGGCTACTTAACTATACACAAGGCATAGTGATCACGACAGTCTAGTCTCCATAGTCATCTGTGCACAAAAAAGACGCCATCCATTAGACATTAATGTGAACATTACAGTGAAATGACATCACAAGTCCAGTGAAAATTCAGCataatacaaaacatatcaaTCTACTGCAAATTACATCCTTTCAAACAATTATTCAGTAGTCACCTAGCCAGAGTCTGAAGGAGAGGTGTGTTGTGTAGTTATAAGTCTTTTAAGGGAAGCAACCTCTGCAGACAAATTTGCTATTCCCTGCTTCAAATATAAGTTCTCTGTCTCCGATATTTTGTAGGAATTGTCTTTAACCTCAGCTACTGCATTTTTGCAGCCACTTGGAATTTTTTCAGTGAGTTCTTTTTGATTGTGCCAATGTTCTGGCTTCAAAGACCAGTCCTGGATATTAGTCACTTGAACAGAGAAAGGAGTGTGAGAAGCTTGTACCAAATTTTGTGCATTGTGCTTTTCCACTTCTAAATGTCTTTTAGATGACATATCTATTGGTGATGATAATTTCTGGGTGGCATCATATTCATTCTCCGGTGACTCCATTTTGATTTGCATTGCCTTTGCCTTAATTCTCAGTTTATGAGGCAGTGCAGAAGAGCTGACCTCTGGAACTTTAACTGTAGCATGCGCATTTTTAAGTTCAACGGGGGAATGGATTGGACCTTTAGGAACTTGCTGCTCATCTTCTCCATCTGATGACTTTCCTACAACACCATCATCAGCTTCTGAAGTTCTTGGAGAATTACTGGAGGATCTGTTCACTTGCAGCAGTGGAGGGGAATGTGAATAGCCACTAAAGTTACTTCCCATGAAGTTTTGATACATGGATGTTGTATAGGAGCCTCTTTCGTCTCGTGAATCTCTTGCATAATTTTCCAACTCCATAGGCTCTTGCTTTATGAGCTGGAACTTATTTTCAGGATCTCTGCAATTATTTTGTATAGGACTTGCATGAGTATGCTCTACAGATGACACTTCAGATACATCAGATAAAGAGCTTTGGGGCGAATGCTTAATAACAGATATACAAGTGCTGCCCACCATGCTTGGTTCATGTTCATCAATGAAAGAGTTAATACTTGATTTGGAATTCTGATACTCCTGAAAATAAACAGCTGTTGCATTGCTGAGTTTCTGGACCTCTTGGGCATATGCTGACGAGCTAATTAAACCAAACTTTAGCTTTAGTGAAAGTAACTCCGCTTTTAAAGTGGCATTTTCTTCTCCCAGTGCAATTAGTTTGTTCTCCAACACAAGGTCATTCAGTCTCCGCTTTTCACGAGACCTTTTGGCAGCTTCATTATTTTTCCGCCGTTTTTCCCAGTACATAGCATCTTTCTTTTCATCAGGAATGAATTCTCGCTTTCTTCGGCAGGACGAAGACTTGTTTTTTGCAATAGTTTCTTCAGAGAGTAGCATTTCGTCACCGGTAGTTAAGTCATCAGATACATCTGTTAATGCAGAATTAAGTACCATAATTTTGTCCACATTGCTACTTGTATCAGCAGGTGTCTGTTCCGTTTTAATGGACTGCATTTTTCTCAGCTGCATCAGAAGCAATTGTAGTAGGTAGGCAAATAGTAACAAGGTTAATTAATCTTCCAGGATTTCTTGAATCATAACAACTGGGTAAATACAGTAATTTTAAATCCATAAGCATCCTTCTATTTATTCCATTGTCTTGGGCATCAAGGTGGCTTGGTCAAATCCGCTTCAGAATGGAAATGGAACTCTTCTTTCAACAAACCTGTGGTAGACAAAAGAATAATTATTCAGTTAATAATATTACAcacatctttaaaaatattttaaaacatcttttAGTGATTAAACCCCATAAATTAGGGGAATCATAAATCACAGAGCCACTGGATATCATCAGACCAACAGATATATTACTTACATGTCtgaaaagaattaaaataatCCTAGCAGGATATATTATATCCCAAAAAAAGATAAAAGGGAGCTCTAGTTCAACACAGGGCTTGAACAGGTCCACTAATGTTGCTGTCTTAAGTGTATTTACTAGAAAGTTAATTAAACTTGATAGTACATTGCTTCACAGTGAATATTTTCAAGATTGAGCAATTAttcaatcttgccaaaaaaaatcATGTGATAGGATCACTGTAAGAtggagatgacttgaaggcacacaacaacaagatctGCACTGGTGAGATAGACAATAAAGACACTCAACCCACACTTGAATTGGCTATAGTTCCTATATTGTACATTGTGCCCCTAATATCCACTGCAATTTGGTCCAGGAtccctcatggataccaaaatctgtggctactcaaatcccattatattcaGTGGTTTAGTACAATGGTGTTtttaatattaaattatttttttctattttttttaaaaaattcaagacacggatgattgaatctgtggaAGTACTTGGCATTCTTTCTTTTAGACTTTTTTCGAACTTCTGTTACAGTTCCAAACTAAATTCTTTGCATTCTGAGCTAAGAAGGTTTAGTCACTTTCCTCACTGAACTCTCCCTGTGCATTACAAAGGCTCATAAAATTAGTTCATCCTACACACCCACCCCTGGAAATATCCTGCCTCTTATGGGAAAAGCCTCTGTAAGTTTGCTTAATTGGGGAAGCAGGTCAGTTTCCCTGTCTGCTGATTCATAATTTCCTTGGAATACAACCAGTATGTCTATTTGTAACAGGGTCAGAGAAAAGGTTTGCTTTCTAGAGGTCTGATctgttaaaaagttttttttgcaTACTTCGCTGTGTGCTCACCTTCCCCACTTTTCTTTTAACACAAACATAACCACTATGTGCAGAAGACAGCTCTATATGCAAGCCTCCTATATCCCTGTCCATTCCGCCTTCACCATAGGTTCATTTGAATTAACAATACTTTCAATATATAATGATATCACAATTTTAAATAAGACAGAATTTGCCACAAATAATCTATTTTAAAGTTTCCCAGTAATTACTAGCAATTTTTTgtgacaggagcaacttgagaaactgcaagtcgcttcaggtgtgagaattggccgtctgcaaggatgttgcccagagcacacccagatgtgttactatcctgtgggaggcttctctcatgttcccacatgggaagctggacatAGTACAGTAAATGGCAGTGTGAAAGGTCAACTGCATTAAGAAAGGCATACGAAATTTGTCTCTGAAAGAAACCTGATTTACTTGCTCACATCAATGAGTACTTGATGCCCTAGTGACATAAGCTATCTGGAACATCTCTGGTGCATCTTTACTGTGGGAGTAATGTAATTTATTGTTCTACTACTCTTTTTATAACAGCAGCAGTGAAAATAGTTAAGTTTTAGACAGAAAAATATACTTTATTGATCCAAAAGCATTATTGTAGCACATTGCTCTACAGTAACTGAAGGAATTTTTCTAAAGGCAGACATTATTAATCATT
This genomic interval from Anolis sagrei isolate rAnoSag1 chromosome 2, rAnoSag1.mat, whole genome shotgun sequence contains the following:
- the NFIL3 gene encoding nuclear factor interleukin-3-regulated protein yields the protein MQLRKMQSIKTEQTPADTSSNVDKIMVLNSALTDVSDDLTTGDEMLLSEETIAKNKSSSCRRKREFIPDEKKDAMYWEKRRKNNEAAKRSREKRRLNDLVLENKLIALGEENATLKAELLSLKLKFGLISSSAYAQEVQKLSNATAVYFQEYQNSKSSINSFIDEHEPSMVGSTCISVIKHSPQSSLSDVSEVSSVEHTHASPIQNNCRDPENKFQLIKQEPMELENYARDSRDERGSYTTSMYQNFMGSNFSGYSHSPPLLQVNRSSSNSPRTSEADDGVVGKSSDGEDEQQVPKGPIHSPVELKNAHATVKVPEVSSSALPHKLRIKAKAMQIKMESPENEYDATQKLSSPIDMSSKRHLEVEKHNAQNLVQASHTPFSVQVTNIQDWSLKPEHWHNQKELTEKIPSGCKNAVAEVKDNSYKISETENLYLKQGIANLSAEVASLKRLITTQHTSPSDSG